A part of Oculatellaceae cyanobacterium genomic DNA contains:
- a CDS encoding cyclic nucleotide-binding domain-containing protein produces the protein MLSSVERLLFIRAVPIFQELRDDFLVRLASVMDELSFPAQHTIFTQGQEGRSLYIVVSGKVRVHIGDRDLAQLEQGTCFGEMSLFDAEPRSASVTTIEHCDCLMLTQLQLYDAIDETPGIAVNIIRLLSRRIRELNQKSNALQAKIQEQDLSKTVSS, from the coding sequence ATGTTAAGCAGCGTTGAGCGCCTATTATTTATCAGGGCTGTCCCGATTTTTCAAGAACTTCGGGATGATTTTTTAGTTAGGCTGGCTTCTGTAATGGATGAGCTATCTTTTCCAGCCCAGCACACAATTTTTACCCAAGGGCAGGAAGGGCGATCGCTTTATATTGTGGTGTCAGGTAAAGTTAGAGTACATATAGGCGATCGCGACCTCGCACAACTTGAACAAGGTACGTGCTTTGGTGAGATGTCTTTGTTTGATGCAGAACCGCGATCGGCTTCAGTGACTACTATCGAACACTGTGATTGTCTAATGCTGACACAGTTGCAACTCTATGATGCAATTGATGAAACCCCTGGAATTGCTGTCAACATTATTCGCTTGCTTTCTCGTCGCATTCGGGAATTGAATCAAAAGAGTAATGCTTTACAGGCAAAAATTCAGGAGCAAGATTTAAGTAAAACTGTTAGTAGTTAA
- a CDS encoding S8 family peptidase, with amino-acid sequence MKKLHHLLINTKAIFLLLGLPVGLFVFSQAKPSLANTPASSTNSSTSAEYVPGTVVVKFKNITDEGSRKSVLLANGLIKKKVIWGTDVVVAQGKGKSTEALIKALSNHPFIEYVEPDYIAKATWTPNDSSFTNQWGLKKVSAESAWDKTKGSSSVKIAIIDTGVDLNHPDLSAKVITDSDYDFVNSDYEAQDDQGHGTHVAGIAAAATNNGTGIAGMCPDCSILPIKVLDSTGSGSFSNIASAIRYATDKGAKVINLSLGGGSSSTTLLNAVRYAHSKGVLLACAAGNANTSKASYPAYYSECVAVAATDQNDYKASFSNYGSWVDTSAPGVNIDATYWNDTYAQLNGTSMATPYVAGLAGMLFSQGLTQTNVRTRLTGLNYTDSVNSSGIARRINAHKAVSN; translated from the coding sequence ATGAAAAAATTACATCACTTATTAATTAACACCAAGGCAATATTTTTGCTGCTAGGTCTTCCTGTTGGATTGTTTGTTTTTTCTCAAGCAAAGCCTTCTTTAGCAAATACACCAGCTAGCAGTACTAATTCAAGCACGAGCGCTGAATATGTACCAGGAACTGTTGTTGTAAAGTTTAAAAATATTACAGATGAGGGAAGTCGCAAGAGTGTTCTATTAGCCAACGGTTTGATTAAAAAGAAGGTAATTTGGGGAACTGATGTTGTTGTTGCTCAGGGAAAAGGTAAAAGTACTGAAGCTTTGATTAAAGCTTTGAGCAATCATCCTTTTATTGAGTATGTAGAACCTGATTACATTGCTAAAGCAACTTGGACACCAAACGATTCTTCTTTCACTAATCAGTGGGGTCTGAAAAAAGTTTCTGCTGAGTCAGCTTGGGATAAAACTAAAGGTTCTTCAAGTGTCAAAATCGCTATTATAGATACAGGAGTAGATCTAAACCATCCTGACTTATCTGCTAAAGTTATTACTGATAGTGACTACGACTTTGTAAACAGTGATTACGAAGCTCAGGACGATCAAGGTCACGGAACCCATGTAGCAGGTATTGCTGCTGCTGCTACGAATAATGGTACAGGCATAGCAGGAATGTGTCCTGATTGTAGTATTCTGCCGATCAAAGTGTTAGATAGTACTGGTAGTGGAAGCTTTAGTAATATAGCCAGTGCCATTCGCTATGCTACAGATAAAGGCGCTAAGGTGATTAATCTTTCACTCGGTGGTGGAAGTTCTAGTACAACTTTGTTAAATGCTGTGAGATATGCTCATAGCAAGGGTGTCCTACTTGCCTGTGCGGCTGGCAATGCAAATACTTCTAAAGCAAGCTATCCAGCTTACTATAGCGAATGTGTAGCTGTAGCTGCAACTGATCAGAATGACTATAAAGCTAGTTTCTCGAACTATGGTTCTTGGGTAGATACCTCTGCACCTGGCGTGAACATTGACGCGACCTACTGGAATGATACTTACGCGCAACTAAATGGTACATCTATGGCTACACCTTATGTAGCTGGTTTAGCAGGGATGCTGTTTTCTCAAGGTCTTACTCAAACCAATGTACGTACTCGCTTAACAGGTTTGAACTATACCGATTCAGTCAATTCTTCTGGGATTGCTAGGCGCATTAATGCACACAAGGCTGTTAGCAATTAG
- a CDS encoding HEAT repeat domain-containing protein has product MKMQTRTYFRGGWAQGFLRWVNLRPEESERTLLMFAFYTTTSIGLLWLETSATALFLKHYGAELLPVIYIASSGLGSGLGFFYSKLQKTLPLRSVLVAIAILMGVPLFLFRVGLEGNYINGVIVLATVFLLRLWMDATTVLNDLNTSITANQLFNIREIKRTYPLISSGLLVADVISGFSLPLLLVLVSLPNIIILAGIMMLLGAGILFYLSQRYQQSFPDTPMRNLEDLQPEFKSRRVRGPLQRYVIPLFAFFIMGQVLFLVIEFQYLSELERNLDATAIAGFLGIFSGILGLFELATQWFLSSRLIERLGVFVAAMLLPICVVTIGLITLVASSLLPPSITILGLITLTRPFSLFIGVVSLKFIDELLRYTLIASTGAVLFQPLPESIRGSIQAMVRGIAETLSTGVTGIGILAIIGLSYWAFPDLPKVAQDQLQGNVFVGAIVLFALGWLLTAWLLRSSYVNLLVQSAEQGRLGFSDVDLRAFKRAVIEVLEQPGKEGDKRSCIQLLSQIDPQNTGEVLAPLLSRFTPSLQRQSLEVILEHPNPNYLKDVQALISQQLSPEVLALALRYIWLAEPELDISSLKPYLRSEVDPTVRGTAAALILRRGNTVDKAEATNTLRRMLTHKRERERVMGCRALGEADYLQALRVYVADLLQDESLRVRCALLEVIGSTRQEEYYPSLVRGLHYKSTREAASRALVKLGDEAIPLLSELAEDSHKSDLVRFAALSAIATIGTPAALNQLISQVITSWGTTRRNLLRILLKMNSEIGIEAVLDRLGRSGVETFIEQELLFLGQIYAAQVDLEQVNAEALTTELESDLMVQSSTEALDLLQRALLNLESDVIDRCFLLMKFLYPIGAIQAASFNLKSDSRSNIAVGLEILDNTVDLPTKRALLGILDQHPSAEKLEILAEILPYKPMAPSDRLRRLLELRHFLSEWTLACCFHLARAAHWSLTPEQTLVCLRHPTGFVREAVLAYLKEASPRALLELLPVLKNDPDQIVAAQVQQMMVDLSN; this is encoded by the coding sequence ATGAAAATGCAAACTCGCACTTATTTTAGGGGCGGTTGGGCGCAGGGATTTTTACGGTGGGTAAATCTGCGTCCAGAAGAAAGCGAACGAACTTTATTAATGTTTGCTTTTTATACGACAACATCAATTGGGCTGCTGTGGTTAGAAACTAGCGCGACAGCTTTGTTTTTGAAACATTATGGCGCTGAGTTGTTGCCAGTAATATATATTGCTAGCTCAGGTTTAGGCTCAGGGTTAGGCTTTTTCTATTCCAAGCTACAAAAAACCCTTCCACTAAGATCTGTGTTAGTGGCGATCGCTATATTGATGGGAGTGCCACTATTTTTATTTCGCGTGGGTTTAGAGGGTAATTATATAAATGGTGTGATTGTCCTAGCAACGGTTTTTTTGTTACGTCTATGGATGGATGCGACTACCGTTCTTAATGACCTTAACACCTCAATCACCGCCAATCAATTATTTAATATTCGTGAGATTAAGCGCACTTATCCACTAATTAGTAGTGGTTTGTTAGTCGCAGATGTAATAAGTGGTTTTTCTTTACCCCTGCTACTGGTATTAGTATCACTGCCTAACATCATTATATTGGCGGGCATCATGATGCTATTAGGGGCTGGAATTTTATTTTATTTAAGCCAGCGCTACCAGCAGTCTTTTCCTGATACCCCGATGCGGAATCTAGAAGATTTACAGCCGGAATTCAAATCACGGCGGGTGCGCGGCCCCCTACAGCGCTATGTGATTCCGCTTTTTGCTTTTTTTATTATGGGTCAGGTTTTATTCCTGGTAATAGAATTTCAATATCTCAGCGAATTGGAACGGAACTTAGATGCAACTGCGATCGCAGGTTTTCTGGGCATATTTAGCGGGATTTTAGGACTGTTTGAACTAGCAACTCAGTGGTTTCTTTCTAGCCGACTAATTGAGCGGCTAGGAGTATTTGTTGCTGCAATGTTATTACCTATCTGCGTAGTAACGATCGGGCTGATCACCTTGGTGGCATCAAGTTTGCTACCACCGTCAATAACCATCCTGGGTTTAATCACCCTTACCCGTCCATTTAGCTTATTTATTGGCGTAGTCTCTCTTAAATTCATCGACGAATTGTTGCGTTATACCCTGATAGCAAGCACCGGAGCAGTGTTATTTCAGCCATTGCCAGAAAGCATTCGCGGTTCAATCCAAGCGATGGTGCGTGGCATTGCGGAGACACTCTCCACTGGCGTTACAGGAATTGGTATTTTAGCGATTATTGGGCTATCTTACTGGGCGTTTCCGGATTTGCCAAAAGTTGCCCAAGATCAACTGCAAGGCAATGTGTTTGTAGGCGCGATCGTATTATTTGCTTTAGGGTGGCTGTTAACTGCTTGGTTATTACGTTCAAGTTATGTGAACTTGCTGGTTCAGAGTGCTGAACAGGGACGCTTGGGGTTTTCTGATGTTGATCTGCGAGCTTTCAAACGTGCTGTGATCGAAGTTTTAGAGCAACCAGGTAAAGAGGGAGATAAACGCTCTTGCATTCAACTGTTATCTCAGATTGATCCCCAAAACACAGGTGAAGTCTTGGCTCCTTTATTGTCCAGATTTACACCGAGTTTGCAGCGTCAGAGTTTGGAAGTGATCCTAGAACACCCTAACCCTAACTATTTAAAGGATGTCCAAGCTTTAATTTCCCAGCAACTATCACCAGAGGTGCTGGCTCTCGCCTTGCGATATATCTGGTTAGCTGAACCAGAATTGGATATTAGTAGTTTAAAACCTTATTTGCGATCAGAAGTAGATCCAACTGTGCGGGGAACAGCCGCCGCACTGATTTTGCGTCGAGGAAATACCGTAGATAAGGCTGAAGCTACCAATACCCTACGCCGGATGCTGACGCATAAACGAGAACGAGAACGGGTGATGGGTTGTCGCGCTTTGGGAGAAGCTGATTACTTACAGGCGCTACGAGTTTATGTGGCTGATTTATTGCAGGATGAATCCTTGCGAGTGCGTTGCGCTTTACTGGAGGTAATTGGTTCAACGCGCCAAGAAGAATATTATCCTTCGCTGGTGCGGGGGTTGCACTACAAATCTACCCGTGAGGCTGCAAGTCGTGCTTTAGTAAAACTGGGAGATGAAGCGATTCCTTTGCTAAGTGAATTAGCAGAAGACAGCCATAAGTCAGATTTAGTGAGATTTGCAGCTTTAAGTGCGATCGCAACTATTGGTACACCAGCAGCACTAAATCAATTAATCTCTCAGGTAATCACCAGTTGGGGGACAACCCGCCGTAATCTGTTGCGTATCCTCTTAAAAATGAACAGCGAAATTGGCATTGAAGCTGTACTAGATAGATTAGGGCGCAGTGGGGTAGAAACTTTTATTGAGCAAGAATTGTTGTTTCTGGGTCAGATTTATGCCGCCCAAGTAGATTTAGAGCAAGTTAACGCCGAAGCACTCACAACTGAATTAGAGTCTGATTTGATGGTGCAATCTTCTACTGAAGCACTAGACTTGCTGCAACGGGCGCTCTTAAATTTGGAATCTGATGTAATTGATCGTTGCTTTCTGCTAATGAAGTTTCTTTACCCGATTGGTGCAATCCAAGCAGCTTCATTTAATCTTAAGTCGGATTCTCGCTCTAATATAGCTGTAGGTTTAGAAATTTTGGATAATACTGTCGATTTGCCCACAAAACGAGCTTTGTTGGGTATTCTAGATCAACATCCATCAGCAGAAAAATTGGAGATTTTAGCGGAAATATTGCCTTATAAACCAATGGCTCCGAGCGATCGCTTGCGCCGATTGTTGGAGTTACGCCATTTTCTGTCAGAATGGACGCTGGCTTGTTGTTTCCATTTAGCGCGCGCCGCTCACTGGAGCCTGACACCAGAACAGACACTCGTGTGTCTACGTCATCCCACTGGGTTTGTGCGCGAAGCTGTGTTGGCTTATTTGAAGGAAGCTTCACCCCGCGCTCTTTTAGAATTATTGCCAGTGCTAAAAAATGATCCAGATCAAATCGTAGCAGCGCAAGTTCAGCAGATGATGGTAGATCTTAGTAATTAA
- a CDS encoding alpha/beta fold hydrolase, which yields MTKIKHWHDQVGSQRDWVWRGWQTRYTYIRTSQLSAKATPVLLLHGFGASIGHWRQNMVSLSQYHNVYALDMLGFGASRKAQVNYKIDLWVEQVYDFWQTFIQQPIVLVGNSIGSLVCLAAAAAHPDMVKGVVMIGLPDMSAREEAIPKFMRPVVATIESLFASPLLLKNVFYLVRRPGVVRKWAAIAYSNPAAISDELVDILTGPAQDRGAAAAFGAILKAMIGSDFAPSVKTLLPNLEIPLLLIWGNQDRMIPSSLSGRFVELNANLQLVNVDNAGHCVHDECPEQVNQILLDWLDVKCMEFGKPTLLAKSNIV from the coding sequence GTGACAAAAATTAAACATTGGCACGATCAGGTGGGGAGCCAACGGGATTGGGTTTGGCGCGGTTGGCAAACTCGCTATACATATATCCGCACATCCCAGTTAAGTGCTAAAGCGACCCCAGTCCTGCTGTTGCATGGATTTGGCGCATCAATTGGACACTGGCGACAAAATATGGTGTCTTTAAGTCAATATCACAATGTTTATGCCCTGGATATGTTGGGATTTGGTGCATCTCGCAAAGCGCAGGTAAACTATAAAATTGACCTCTGGGTAGAGCAAGTATATGACTTTTGGCAGACGTTTATTCAGCAACCAATAGTATTAGTAGGGAATTCTATTGGCTCTTTGGTATGTTTGGCAGCAGCCGCAGCGCATCCCGATATGGTGAAAGGCGTTGTGATGATTGGCTTGCCAGATATGTCAGCAAGAGAAGAAGCTATTCCTAAGTTTATGCGACCTGTGGTAGCTACAATAGAAAGCTTGTTTGCTTCACCACTGCTGCTCAAAAATGTGTTTTACTTGGTACGTCGCCCTGGAGTTGTGAGAAAATGGGCTGCGATCGCATACTCTAACCCAGCAGCAATTAGCGATGAACTTGTAGATATTCTCACTGGCCCTGCCCAAGACCGAGGTGCGGCTGCTGCATTTGGTGCAATCCTCAAGGCAATGATTGGCTCAGATTTTGCGCCAAGTGTCAAAACCTTACTCCCCAACTTAGAAATTCCTCTGCTGCTGATTTGGGGAAATCAAGACCGGATGATTCCGTCGAGTTTATCGGGTCGTTTTGTAGAGCTTAACGCCAACCTGCAACTGGTGAATGTAGATAATGCTGGTCACTGTGTCCATGATGAATGTCCAGAACAGGTTAACCAAATTCTGCTCGACTGGCTCGATGTTAAGTGTATGGAATTTGGCAAGCCTACACTACTTGCTAAGAGCAATATAGTGTAG
- a CDS encoding flavin reductase family protein: protein MGKSLLDEQAKKTILRKIPHGLYVCGVKDGEDVNGFTASWVMQASFAPPLVVNCVKQDSRSHAMIKASGVFALSFLEAGQKELAQKFFKPQRRVGNKFEDVEFYIGQETGCPIISDSLGYVECKVVGSVEHGDHTVYVGEVISAGVHREGEPLLLESTGWQYGG from the coding sequence GTGGGTAAATCCTTGCTAGACGAACAAGCCAAAAAGACTATTCTGCGTAAGATTCCACACGGACTATATGTTTGTGGTGTCAAGGATGGAGAGGATGTCAACGGCTTCACGGCAAGTTGGGTAATGCAGGCATCCTTTGCGCCACCCTTAGTTGTTAATTGCGTGAAGCAAGATTCTAGATCACACGCGATGATCAAAGCTAGCGGTGTATTTGCTCTCAGCTTTTTAGAAGCGGGACAAAAAGAATTAGCGCAAAAATTCTTCAAACCTCAACGCCGTGTTGGTAATAAGTTTGAAGATGTGGAATTTTATATCGGACAAGAAACTGGTTGCCCAATCATCTCTGACTCTCTTGGTTATGTAGAATGCAAGGTTGTTGGTAGTGTAGAGCATGGCGATCACACTGTTTATGTTGGGGAAGTAATCAGTGCAGGTGTTCACCGTGAGGGTGAGCCATTATTGCTAGAAAGTACTGGCTGGCAGTATGGGGGCTAA
- a CDS encoding pitrilysin family protein: MVQINSNVIRQQQQTTIHRTVLDNGIVVLVVENPAADIIAGRIFIRSGSCCESREKAGLCHLLSAVITKGTSKLSSMEIAERVESVGASLGTDAATDYFQVSIKTVSTDFADMLHLAAEILREPTFPAEEVELEQRLTIQAIRSQQEQPSAIAFDQLRQAMYPQHPYGLSSLGTEASVSKLNRSDLHDYHQTYFRPDNFVISIAGRITAEDAVALVEEVFGDWQPPTTPLPDLHLPSVISQPLTKITAQETQQSMVMLGYLVSPVQNPDYATLKLINTYLGNGLSSRLFVELREKRGLAYEVSAFYPTRLETSQFVVYMGTAPENTAIALEGLRTEVERMSTTQLTPDELQASQNKLLGQYALGKQTNGQLSQVFGWYETIKLGIEFDTRFQEEVKAVTPEMIQEVAGKYFLEPYISLVGPAAVVEPLKIT; this comes from the coding sequence ATGGTTCAAATTAATTCCAACGTCATACGCCAGCAACAACAAACTACTATCCATCGCACTGTTTTAGATAATGGCATTGTGGTACTGGTAGTAGAAAATCCTGCTGCTGATATTATTGCTGGTCGTATTTTTATTCGCTCAGGTAGCTGCTGTGAGTCACGAGAAAAAGCTGGATTATGTCACTTGCTATCGGCAGTAATTACTAAAGGCACTTCTAAGCTGTCATCTATGGAAATTGCTGAACGGGTAGAGTCAGTTGGCGCTAGTTTAGGTACTGATGCAGCTACAGATTATTTTCAAGTAAGTATTAAGACGGTTTCTACCGATTTTGCAGATATGCTGCATTTAGCAGCAGAAATCTTGCGCGAGCCTACTTTTCCAGCAGAGGAAGTAGAATTAGAGCAACGTCTGACTATCCAAGCTATTCGTTCTCAGCAAGAACAACCAAGTGCGATCGCATTTGACCAATTAAGACAGGCAATGTACCCCCAACATCCCTACGGGTTATCCAGTTTAGGTACAGAAGCCAGCGTATCTAAGCTTAACCGTTCTGACTTGCACGACTACCATCAAACTTATTTCCGCCCAGATAATTTCGTAATTAGTATTGCTGGTAGAATCACAGCCGAAGACGCTGTTGCTTTGGTTGAAGAAGTTTTTGGAGATTGGCAACCCCCCACAACACCCTTGCCAGATTTACATCTCCCTTCAGTTATATCCCAACCATTGACAAAAATTACTGCCCAAGAAACCCAGCAATCAATGGTGATGTTAGGGTATTTAGTGTCACCTGTACAAAATCCTGACTACGCCACCTTAAAGTTAATTAATACTTATTTAGGAAACGGTCTTTCTAGTCGCTTATTTGTAGAACTACGAGAGAAGCGCGGTTTAGCTTACGAAGTATCAGCATTTTATCCCACACGCTTAGAGACTTCCCAGTTTGTAGTTTATATGGGTACTGCCCCAGAAAATACTGCGATCGCGCTCGAAGGTTTACGCACTGAAGTTGAACGTATGAGTACTACCCAACTAACCCCAGATGAACTGCAAGCATCCCAAAATAAGTTGTTAGGTCAATACGCTTTGGGCAAACAAACTAACGGTCAATTATCTCAAGTGTTTGGCTGGTATGAAACTATTAAACTAGGAATTGAATTTGATACCCGCTTTCAGGAAGAAGTTAAAGCAGTCACCCCCGAAATGATCCAAGAAGTTGCTGGTAAATATTTCCTAGAACCATATATCTCATTAGTAGGCCCTGCTGCGGTAGTTGAACCACTCAAAATTACTTGA
- a CDS encoding zinc-dependent alcohol dehydrogenase family protein, translating into MKAVLMTAPGNPEVLQIQEVPDPKIEKDTEILVRLRAAGINPIDTKLRKRGTFYPNQMPAILGCDGAGIVEAVGANAQKFQVGDEVYFCQGGLGAKTGNYAELVVVDERFVARKPASISFAEAAAAPLVLITAWEALYDRGRLEAGRKVLIHAGAGGVGHVAIQLAKLQGADVCTTVGSEEKAEFVRNLGADYPIFYKQNDFVQATLDWTKGEGVDLAFDTVGGDIFTQTFPAVMVYGDIVTILEPDSSTNWKVARNRNLRISLELMLTPMAEGMVSAQQDQAKILEQCARLIDEGKLKINLSKTFPLEAASEAHRLLEVGSTTGKIALIIE; encoded by the coding sequence ATGAAAGCAGTCTTAATGACAGCACCTGGAAACCCCGAAGTGCTGCAAATTCAGGAAGTACCAGACCCCAAGATTGAAAAAGATACAGAAATCCTCGTGCGTCTACGCGCCGCAGGGATTAACCCGATTGATACCAAACTCCGCAAGCGAGGTACATTTTACCCAAATCAAATGCCAGCTATCTTAGGTTGTGATGGTGCTGGAATTGTAGAAGCCGTTGGTGCAAACGCTCAAAAATTTCAGGTTGGCGATGAAGTTTACTTCTGCCAAGGTGGACTAGGCGCAAAAACAGGTAATTATGCAGAATTAGTAGTAGTAGATGAGCGATTTGTAGCGCGTAAACCTGCCTCAATATCCTTTGCCGAAGCAGCAGCCGCACCTTTAGTTCTAATCACCGCTTGGGAAGCATTATACGATCGCGGACGCTTAGAAGCTGGGCGCAAAGTGCTAATTCATGCGGGTGCAGGTGGTGTTGGTCATGTTGCCATCCAACTTGCTAAACTGCAAGGTGCAGATGTTTGTACTACTGTTGGTTCAGAAGAAAAAGCGGAATTTGTCCGCAACTTAGGTGCAGATTATCCCATCTTTTACAAGCAAAATGATTTTGTCCAAGCTACCCTAGACTGGACTAAAGGGGAAGGAGTTGATCTTGCTTTTGATACAGTAGGTGGTGACATCTTTACTCAAACATTCCCAGCAGTAATGGTATATGGCGATATTGTGACAATTTTAGAGCCAGATTCATCAACTAATTGGAAAGTTGCTAGAAACCGTAATCTACGAATTAGTTTAGAACTAATGCTGACACCGATGGCAGAAGGAATGGTATCAGCACAGCAAGATCAAGCAAAAATATTAGAGCAGTGCGCTCGTCTAATTGATGAAGGTAAACTAAAAATTAACCTCAGTAAAACCTTTCCCTTAGAAGCAGCATCCGAAGCTCATAGATTACTGGAAGTTGGTTCAACTACTGGCAAAATAGCCTTAATTATTGAATAA
- the infC gene encoding translation initiation factor IF-3: protein MIEKRRTRDLPQINERIRFPTIRVIDTAGEQLGILTPQEALRLAEEKDLDLVLVSDKADPPVCRIMDYGKYKFELEKKAREAKKKQHTADVKEVKMRYKIEEHDYQVRVNQAERFLKAGDKVKATITFRGREIQHSDLAEELLKRMAKDLQEMAEVQQAPKKEGRNMMMLLSPKK, encoded by the coding sequence GTGATTGAAAAAAGACGCACTCGCGATCTACCCCAAATCAACGAAAGGATTCGGTTTCCCACAATTCGTGTCATAGATACGGCGGGTGAACAGCTAGGTATCCTAACGCCTCAGGAAGCTCTGCGCCTAGCCGAAGAAAAAGACTTGGATTTAGTCTTGGTAAGTGACAAGGCTGATCCGCCTGTCTGCCGGATTATGGACTATGGCAAATATAAGTTTGAGCTAGAGAAAAAAGCTCGCGAAGCCAAGAAAAAACAGCACACGGCTGATGTCAAAGAAGTGAAGATGCGCTACAAAATTGAAGAGCATGACTATCAAGTGCGTGTGAATCAAGCAGAACGCTTCCTAAAAGCTGGAGATAAAGTCAAAGCTACGATTACTTTCCGAGGTCGGGAAATTCAGCATAGTGACTTAGCTGAGGAATTGCTAAAGCGCATGGCAAAAGATTTGCAAGAAATGGCAGAAGTCCAGCAAGCTCCGAAAAAAGAAGGGCGCAATATGATGATGCTGCTTTCTCCTAAGAAATAG
- a CDS encoding phospholipid-binding protein, with translation MGWLQRLFGMGKPHNAQVSATPSASYQAPAGADTNEVAPERVGLNGEYDQSGLAKRVALAFDQDPDLGDIDTLWVAQTSSTVVLKGKAPDQQVLNKMVSVARGVDGATNVDTSQVEIG, from the coding sequence ATGGGTTGGCTACAAAGACTATTTGGAATGGGTAAGCCCCACAATGCTCAAGTCAGCGCGACACCCTCAGCTTCTTATCAAGCGCCTGCGGGAGCGGACACGAATGAGGTTGCCCCAGAACGAGTGGGATTAAATGGAGAATACGATCAAAGCGGTCTTGCCAAGCGCGTAGCTTTGGCTTTCGATCAAGATCCCGATTTGGGCGATATTGATACACTTTGGGTGGCTCAGACTAGCAGCACAGTTGTTTTAAAAGGGAAAGCACCTGACCAGCAAGTTCTTAACAAGATGGTTTCAGTTGCCCGAGGTGTCGATGGCGCAACTAATGTCGATACCAGCCAAGTTGAGATTGGCTAA
- the ilvN gene encoding acetolactate synthase small subunit — MKHTLSVLVEDEAGVLTRIAGLFARRGFNIESLAVGPAEQVGISRITMVVPGDDRVIEQLTKQLYKLINVLKVQDITTTPCVERELMLLKVNATASNRSEIVELSQIFRARVVDVAEDSLTLEVVGDPGKIVAIVQVLNKFGIREIARTGKVSLTRESGVNTEFLKSLEAKV, encoded by the coding sequence ATGAAACACACTCTTTCGGTTTTAGTCGAAGATGAAGCGGGTGTTCTCACTCGCATTGCCGGATTATTTGCCCGTCGTGGCTTTAATATTGAAAGTTTAGCTGTTGGCCCAGCCGAGCAAGTCGGTATCTCCCGCATTACAATGGTGGTGCCTGGAGATGATCGGGTAATTGAGCAGCTAACTAAGCAGCTTTACAAGCTGATCAATGTGCTGAAGGTACAAGATATTACCACCACACCTTGCGTAGAGCGGGAGTTGATGTTGCTTAAAGTAAATGCAACTGCTTCCAATCGTTCAGAAATTGTGGAACTGTCTCAAATTTTTCGCGCTCGTGTGGTAGATGTAGCGGAAGACTCACTGACATTAGAAGTGGTGGGTGATCCTGGAAAAATTGTGGCGATTGTCCAAGTTTTGAACAAGTTTGGGATTCGTGAAATTGCTCGTACTGGTAAAGTATCTCTAACCCGTGAATCTGGAGTTAATACGGAATTCCTTAAGTCTTTAGAAGCCAAAGTTTAG